One genomic segment of Pedobacter endophyticus includes these proteins:
- the ung gene encoding uracil-DNA glycosylase: protein MSAALEPGWLAVLDHEFEKDYMKNLKSFLEQEKENGATVYPKGSDIFNALNTTPFDKVKVVILGQDPYHGVGQAHGLSFSVQRGMAVPPSLKNIYKELETDIEGFKTPNHGNLTHWAEQGVLLLNATLTVRASEAGSHQNRGWEIFTDEIIKALSEKKKHVVFLLWGKYAQAKSTLIDQQKHYVLTAAHPSPFSAHTGFLGSKHFSKTNQLLVQNNLTPIDWNLPA, encoded by the coding sequence ATGTCTGCAGCATTAGAACCGGGTTGGTTGGCCGTTTTAGATCATGAATTTGAAAAAGATTACATGAAAAACCTGAAATCTTTTTTAGAACAAGAGAAAGAAAATGGTGCAACGGTTTACCCTAAGGGATCGGATATATTCAACGCCTTAAATACTACTCCTTTTGATAAGGTCAAGGTAGTGATATTGGGTCAAGACCCCTATCATGGTGTAGGACAGGCGCATGGGTTATCGTTTTCAGTTCAGCGTGGTATGGCTGTTCCGCCGTCGCTAAAGAACATCTATAAGGAACTGGAAACCGATATTGAAGGTTTCAAAACGCCAAATCACGGCAACTTAACGCACTGGGCAGAGCAAGGTGTACTGCTCTTAAATGCCACGTTAACGGTTCGGGCTTCGGAAGCCGGCTCGCACCAAAACCGCGGCTGGGAGATCTTTACCGACGAAATTATTAAAGCATTATCTGAAAAGAAAAAACACGTGGTATTTCTGTTATGGGGAAAATATGCACAGGCAAAAAGTACTTTAATCGATCAGCAAAAGCATTACGTACTTACGGCCGCTCACCCATCACCCTTCTCGGCGCATACCGGCTTTTTAGGGTCGAAGCATTTTTCAAAGACAAATCAATTGCTCGTTCAAAATAATTTAACACCAATTGACTGGAATTTACCGGCATAA
- a CDS encoding DUF2892 domain-containing protein, translating into MPNYIRLIAGFALLGGAVALFIFGYWPWGILAILLGLIVLVTYFFNENMLLAQWFLRKDNMPKAKQFLDRITNYEKQLISVQHGYYNLLIGLIESRTAPMQSEKYFKKSLSLGMQMDHNIALAKLSLAGIAMAKRNKREATMYLAEAKKADKNKLLADQIKQMKDQMGMMDKQQQVRYR; encoded by the coding sequence ATGCCAAATTATATCAGATTAATTGCGGGGTTTGCTTTACTAGGTGGCGCAGTAGCTTTATTTATTTTCGGTTACTGGCCCTGGGGTATTTTAGCCATTCTTTTGGGCTTAATTGTATTAGTAACCTATTTCTTTAATGAAAACATGCTTTTGGCGCAATGGTTTCTACGAAAAGACAATATGCCAAAAGCTAAACAATTTTTAGATCGCATTACCAATTACGAAAAACAATTGATCAGTGTTCAACACGGTTACTATAATTTATTAATCGGTTTGATAGAAAGCCGGACAGCACCGATGCAGAGCGAAAAGTACTTTAAAAAGTCGCTTTCCCTGGGTATGCAGATGGATCATAACATCGCCTTAGCCAAGCTTAGTTTAGCTGGTATTGCAATGGCCAAACGTAATAAACGCGAAGCCACAATGTATTTAGCCGAGGCAAAAAAGGCAGACAAAAATAAATTGCTGGCCGATCAGATTAAGCAAATGAAAGACCAAATGGGTATGATGGACAAACAACAACAAGTTCGATACCGATAA
- a CDS encoding Nramp family divalent metal transporter, with protein sequence MAKTESLSEVHQSVSTDKRKGWRRILSFIGPAYLISVGYMDPGNWATDLAGGSKFGYQLLWVLLMSNLIALLLQSLSARLGIVRGLDLAQASKHAYPRWANIPLFGLAQTAIIACDLAEIIGMAIGLQLLFGLPLIWGISITIFDTILLLFLLNKGMRAMEGFIVSMVFIVGISFLVEMFIVEPSLKEVAKGFEPSILGGDALYIAIGIIGATVMPHNLYLHSSLVQTRKIERTNKGIKEALKFNLIDTTVALNLAFFVNAAILILAAAAFYKNGLHEVAEIQDAHKLLSNIFGNIAPALFAIALIAAGQSSTVTGTLAGQIIMEGHINLRIQPWLRRLITRLLAIIPAFFTIIHYGDDALGGLLVLSQVVLSLQLGFAIVPLIHFTSDKKLMKDFAIKPWVKVLAWTSAIAIIALNVKLVFEEVTGWVKEEDGNTWWIFVIVIPALIAIVLLLLYVFFHPLIEKKNRDRQMVPHGNALDIGKIERISYEKIGIAVDFSKNDRNTIRHALIQGGKDANYYLIHVVETAAARYHGKETMDHETQSDADNLEKYKVNLEDLGYDSTTFIGFGSTAKAIADITNKNGIELLVMGAHGHKGLKDLIFGTTVNAVRHKVSIPVLIIR encoded by the coding sequence ATGGCAAAAACCGAATCGCTAAGTGAGGTACACCAAAGCGTAAGCACAGATAAGAGAAAAGGTTGGCGTAGAATTTTATCTTTCATTGGTCCGGCTTACCTGATCAGTGTAGGTTACATGGACCCGGGAAACTGGGCAACAGACCTGGCCGGCGGAAGTAAGTTCGGCTATCAGCTCCTTTGGGTGCTGTTAATGTCAAATCTGATTGCATTGTTATTGCAATCGTTAAGTGCTCGCCTCGGGATAGTTAGAGGTTTAGATCTGGCACAGGCCTCCAAACACGCTTATCCCCGCTGGGCAAATATTCCGTTGTTCGGCTTGGCCCAAACGGCAATCATTGCCTGCGATTTAGCCGAAATTATCGGTATGGCCATTGGCTTACAACTGCTTTTCGGCCTGCCGCTAATCTGGGGGATATCGATTACCATTTTTGATACCATTCTGCTCTTGTTCCTTCTTAATAAAGGCATGAGGGCGATGGAAGGCTTCATTGTTTCAATGGTTTTCATCGTCGGGATTTCGTTTCTGGTAGAAATGTTTATCGTAGAACCATCATTAAAAGAAGTGGCCAAAGGTTTTGAGCCTTCCATTTTAGGCGGCGATGCGCTGTACATTGCCATCGGCATCATCGGGGCAACCGTAATGCCGCACAATTTGTACTTACACTCTTCATTGGTACAAACCAGAAAGATAGAACGCACGAATAAGGGCATTAAGGAAGCATTAAAATTCAATTTAATTGACACCACTGTTGCCTTGAATTTAGCCTTTTTTGTGAATGCTGCAATCCTGATTTTAGCCGCTGCAGCATTTTATAAGAACGGGTTGCATGAGGTTGCGGAGATTCAGGATGCCCACAAACTATTATCGAATATTTTCGGTAACATCGCTCCTGCCCTGTTCGCCATTGCGTTAATTGCCGCAGGCCAAAGTTCAACAGTTACCGGAACGCTTGCCGGCCAGATTATAATGGAAGGCCATATCAATTTACGGATCCAACCCTGGCTTCGCCGATTAATCACCCGCTTGTTGGCCATTATTCCCGCTTTTTTTACCATAATCCATTATGGCGACGATGCATTGGGAGGTTTGCTTGTGCTCAGTCAGGTTGTTTTGAGCTTACAACTCGGTTTTGCCATTGTGCCGCTCATTCATTTTACATCAGATAAAAAACTGATGAAGGATTTCGCGATTAAGCCCTGGGTAAAAGTTTTGGCATGGACGAGTGCAATCGCCATTATTGCGTTAAACGTAAAACTGGTATTTGAGGAAGTAACCGGCTGGGTAAAAGAAGAAGATGGCAACACCTGGTGGATTTTTGTCATCGTAATACCGGCACTAATTGCCATTGTACTTTTGTTGCTGTACGTGTTCTTCCATCCGCTGATCGAAAAAAAGAATCGCGACAGGCAAATGGTTCCGCATGGCAATGCGCTTGACATTGGGAAGATTGAGCGGATTAGTTATGAAAAAATCGGCATCGCGGTCGATTTCTCTAAAAACGACAGAAATACGATTCGGCATGCGCTAATACAAGGCGGTAAGGATGCCAATTATTACCTCATTCATGTGGTAGAAACCGCCGCTGCAAGGTACCACGGTAAAGAGACTATGGACCACGAGACACAAAGTGACGCCGATAATCTCGAAAAGTATAAGGTTAATTTAGAAGATTTGGGTTACGATTCAACCACGTTTATTGGCTTCGGTAGCACGGCAAAGGCGATTGCCGATATCACCAATAAAAACGGAATCGAGCTATTGGTAATGGGCGCCCATGGCCATAAAGGACTCAAAGACCTGATCTTTGGAACTACTGTAAATGCTGTGCGCCACAAAGTAAGTATTCCGGTGTTGATTATTCGATAG
- a CDS encoding protein-L-isoaspartate(D-aspartate) O-methyltransferase: MAYKFVDNYRERGARKKLVELLKSRGIEDENVLKAIGKVPRHFFFDETFWNQAYKDIAFPIGDGQTISQPYTVAYQSELLHIKKGDKVLEIGTGSGYQTCILMELGARVFTIERQENIYNRTIQVLPGMGYRPTFYCGDGSKGIAEHAPYDKIIVTAGAPLVPEILLKQLKIGGILVIPVGDEKTQKMVTVIRVSETDYDKIVLDTFRFVPLVGDQAW, from the coding sequence ATGGCGTATAAATTTGTTGATAATTACCGAGAGCGTGGTGCGAGAAAGAAGCTGGTTGAATTACTGAAGTCTCGCGGAATTGAAGATGAAAATGTATTAAAGGCGATAGGGAAGGTTCCCAGGCACTTCTTTTTTGACGAAACTTTCTGGAATCAAGCCTACAAAGACATTGCTTTCCCCATCGGCGATGGACAGACTATTTCGCAACCCTATACTGTGGCCTACCAGAGCGAACTTTTGCACATCAAAAAAGGAGATAAAGTGCTGGAGATTGGCACCGGTTCTGGCTATCAAACCTGTATTTTGATGGAGCTTGGCGCAAGGGTTTTTACTATTGAGCGGCAGGAAAACATTTACAACAGAACTATTCAGGTATTACCCGGAATGGGATATCGACCAACCTTTTACTGTGGCGATGGATCAAAAGGCATTGCCGAACATGCACCCTACGATAAAATTATTGTAACAGCAGGCGCCCCACTTGTGCCCGAAATATTGCTTAAACAACTGAAAATTGGCGGCATTTTGGTAATTCCGGTGGGCGACGAGAAGACGCAGAAAATGGTAACTGTAATAAGAGTGAGCGAAACCGATTACGACAAAATTGTTTTAGATACTTTTCGCTTCGTCCCTTTGGTGGGCGATCAGGCTTGGTAG
- a CDS encoding pyridoxamine 5'-phosphate oxidase family protein produces MSTSQEGSTNNTQEEGNIKDLGGETAIEKLRDLAGKAESCFFCTNIKTGVPLSVRPMAIQQVDDQGNIWFMSLSDSHKNEEISADPFTHLLFQAGAHAGFVNIYGISEISRDQAKIDELWTPLLKTWFQGGKDDPNITLIKVVPSEGYYWDTKHGTAVAFLKMAASVITGKTMDDSVEGTLDID; encoded by the coding sequence ATGTCGACATCTCAAGAAGGAAGTACCAATAACACGCAAGAAGAAGGTAACATTAAAGATTTAGGTGGTGAAACGGCCATCGAAAAACTCAGAGACCTGGCCGGAAAGGCTGAAAGTTGCTTTTTTTGCACCAATATAAAAACAGGCGTACCGCTCTCTGTTCGCCCAATGGCCATACAACAGGTAGATGACCAAGGAAACATTTGGTTTATGAGCTTGTCAGATAGCCATAAAAATGAGGAAATTTCTGCTGATCCATTTACACACCTGCTTTTTCAAGCTGGCGCACACGCTGGATTTGTGAATATTTATGGAATTTCAGAAATCAGCAGAGATCAGGCTAAAATTGATGAACTTTGGACGCCGCTTCTTAAAACATGGTTTCAGGGAGGAAAAGACGACCCAAATATTACATTGATTAAAGTAGTTCCATCAGAAGGATACTATTGGGATACCAAGCACGGAACAGCGGTTGCATTCTTAAAAATGGCGGCTTCGGTAATTACCGGAAAAACCATGGATGATTCGGTAGAAGGTACTTTAGATATTGATTAG
- a CDS encoding TlpA family protein disulfide reductase, whose translation MKIIFSITLIVLAMNVSAQEVNKKIHDQAKNKDILINTCSREGMMTFPEFKEMYDPLYASYTPDPATIAELKKLVKKEKIKIVFGTWCGDSKVNVPHFFKILDDLDFKEKNVEIIAVDGHKKAEDGLLNGLDITRVPTFILFDKQGKELGRITEGPNTTLEGDLLAIYKK comes from the coding sequence ATGAAAATTATCTTTTCAATAACCCTCATCGTACTTGCAATGAATGTTTCAGCACAAGAAGTAAACAAAAAAATCCACGATCAGGCAAAAAATAAGGACATCCTTATCAACACCTGCTCTCGCGAAGGGATGATGACTTTCCCCGAATTTAAAGAAATGTACGATCCTTTGTATGCTTCTTATACACCAGATCCGGCTACCATTGCTGAACTGAAGAAGCTGGTTAAGAAAGAGAAAATAAAAATCGTTTTTGGTACCTGGTGTGGTGATAGCAAGGTAAACGTTCCTCACTTTTTCAAAATCTTGGATGATTTGGATTTCAAAGAGAAAAACGTCGAAATAATTGCGGTCGACGGTCATAAAAAAGCGGAAGATGGTTTATTAAACGGACTCGACATTACAAGGGTACCTACTTTTATTCTGTTTGATAAGCAAGGAAAAGAACTCGGCAGAATTACCGAAGGACCTAACACGACGCTGGAAGGCGATTTGCTTGCTATTTATAAGAAGTAG
- a CDS encoding Lrp/AsnC family transcriptional regulator — MATELDKIDFKILRILQENGRITNLLLSQEIGLSPAPTLERVRKLEMAGFIKSYHALVDEEKLGLGIKTFIQIQLDFHKNNTIQIFLDEVNQISEITECHHVTGQADFLLKVYVKDIKSYERLIMEKISKISVVKTFQTMMIMSTTKKEPIVPLEY, encoded by the coding sequence ATGGCAACAGAATTAGATAAAATTGATTTTAAAATTTTAAGAATCTTACAAGAGAATGGTAGAATTACCAACTTGCTTTTATCACAAGAAATTGGCTTATCGCCAGCACCAACATTAGAGCGTGTTCGCAAACTCGAAATGGCAGGTTTTATTAAAAGTTACCATGCATTAGTTGACGAGGAAAAACTGGGACTGGGAATTAAAACATTTATTCAAATTCAGCTCGATTTTCATAAGAATAACACCATTCAGATCTTTTTGGATGAGGTGAATCAAATTAGCGAGATAACCGAATGCCATCATGTAACCGGGCAGGCAGATTTTCTGCTGAAAGTGTATGTTAAGGATATCAAGTCGTATGAGCGTTTGATTATGGAGAAAATCAGTAAGATTTCTGTTGTTAAAACGTTCCAAACGATGATGATTATGTCGACAACGAAAAAAGAGCCGATTGTGCCTTTGGAATATTAA
- the smpB gene encoding SsrA-binding protein SmpB: MKNDINIKNKRAYFDYNLLDKYVAGIALLGTEIKAIRQGKANMTDAFCMFVGGNLYVRNLHISEYSHSSFYHHDIKRDRALLLQKKEIRKLKLKGEEKGYTIVPLRIFINERGFAKIEIALAQGKKEFDKRDSIKDRDTKRELDRAMKR, encoded by the coding sequence TTGAAAAACGATATCAACATAAAGAACAAAAGAGCCTATTTTGATTATAATTTACTCGATAAATACGTAGCGGGTATTGCGCTCCTGGGTACAGAAATTAAAGCGATCAGGCAAGGCAAGGCGAATATGACAGACGCTTTTTGCATGTTTGTTGGCGGCAATCTATATGTAAGGAACCTTCACATTTCTGAGTACAGCCACAGCTCGTTTTATCACCACGATATTAAACGCGACAGGGCATTGCTGTTGCAAAAAAAGGAAATCAGGAAGCTGAAATTAAAGGGCGAAGAAAAAGGTTACACCATTGTTCCGTTAAGGATTTTTATAAATGAACGTGGTTTTGCGAAAATCGAAATTGCATTGGCCCAAGGAAAAAAAGAATTTGATAAACGCGACAGCATTAAAGACAGGGATACGAAACGCGAATTAGACCGGGCGATGAAGAGATAG
- the lysS gene encoding lysine--tRNA ligase, whose amino-acid sequence MSIGLSEQEILRRESLQQLRELGIEPYPAEAYEVNAYAADINANYEKDKTAYKTISIAGRLMTRRIMGSASFAELQDSTGRVQLYLKRDDLCPDEDKTLYNTVFKKLLDLGDYIGVKGYVFTTQTGEISVHVTEFKVLAKSLRPLPVVKRDDDGNIYDGFTDPELRYRMRYVDLTVNPDYKQIFIKRSKVINTMRSYFDNQGWMEVETPILQPIHGGAAARPFATHHNTLDMPLYLRIANELYLKRLIVAGFDGVYEFGKMFRNEGMDRTHNPEFTSMEIYVAYKDYVWMMAMVEECLEKVAIATTGSALVKVGQNEINFEGPYEKLTMYQSIQKYTGIDVSAMTEDEIAQTCKDLGIEIDATMGRGKLIDEIFGAKVEANLIQPTYITDYPLEMTPLAKKHRSAEGLVERFELFVNGKEIANAYSELNDPIDQKERFEDQLKLAARGDDEAMVMDDDFVRALEYGMPPTSGLGIGIDRLVMLMTNQSTIQEVLFFPQMRPEKKKIELTAEETELFSLVSAGEQYLLADVKAKLSDWSNKKWDTTLKALTSKGILKVAKTDDGLFLSQK is encoded by the coding sequence ATGAGTATAGGATTATCAGAACAAGAAATATTGCGACGTGAGTCGTTACAACAATTACGCGAACTGGGCATTGAGCCCTATCCTGCCGAAGCATACGAGGTAAATGCGTATGCTGCAGATATTAATGCAAACTACGAAAAAGATAAAACTGCTTATAAAACGATTAGTATTGCCGGAAGATTGATGACCCGCCGCATTATGGGCAGCGCCTCTTTTGCCGAACTGCAAGATTCTACAGGGCGTGTTCAACTGTACTTAAAGCGTGATGATCTGTGTCCTGATGAAGATAAGACCTTATATAATACCGTTTTTAAAAAACTGTTAGACCTTGGCGATTACATCGGCGTTAAAGGTTATGTTTTCACTACTCAAACCGGCGAAATTTCGGTACATGTTACTGAGTTTAAGGTTTTGGCAAAATCGTTACGTCCGCTTCCTGTTGTAAAGCGTGATGATGATGGAAATATTTACGACGGCTTTACCGATCCGGAATTGCGTTACCGCATGCGTTACGTTGATTTAACGGTAAATCCAGATTACAAACAGATCTTCATTAAACGCAGCAAGGTAATTAATACCATGCGCAGTTATTTTGACAATCAGGGCTGGATGGAAGTGGAGACACCTATTTTACAACCCATTCACGGGGGTGCGGCGGCACGTCCGTTCGCTACACATCATAATACGTTAGATATGCCGCTGTATTTGCGTATTGCTAATGAATTGTATTTAAAGCGTTTAATTGTTGCTGGCTTTGACGGTGTTTATGAGTTCGGTAAAATGTTCCGCAATGAGGGCATGGATCGTACGCACAACCCTGAGTTTACCTCAATGGAAATTTATGTAGCCTACAAGGATTATGTGTGGATGATGGCCATGGTTGAAGAATGCCTGGAGAAAGTGGCCATTGCAACTACAGGTTCGGCATTGGTTAAAGTTGGCCAGAACGAAATTAATTTCGAAGGTCCGTACGAAAAGTTAACCATGTACCAATCTATCCAGAAATACACCGGAATTGATGTTTCGGCTATGACAGAAGATGAAATTGCGCAAACGTGTAAAGATTTAGGCATCGAAATAGATGCTACAATGGGTCGTGGTAAATTAATAGACGAAATTTTCGGTGCAAAGGTCGAAGCAAACCTCATCCAACCTACTTATATTACTGATTATCCGTTAGAAATGACGCCATTGGCCAAAAAACACCGTTCGGCTGAAGGCTTGGTAGAGCGTTTCGAGCTTTTTGTAAATGGTAAAGAGATTGCCAACGCTTATTCGGAGTTGAACGACCCAATCGATCAAAAAGAGCGTTTCGAAGATCAGTTGAAGTTGGCAGCGAGAGGTGATGACGAAGCCATGGTAATGGATGATGATTTTGTTCGTGCCCTTGAATATGGCATGCCGCCTACTTCGGGCCTGGGCATCGGTATTGATAGATTGGTGATGCTGATGACCAACCAAAGCACGATTCAAGAAGTGTTATTCTTCCCGCAGATGCGTCCTGAGAAGAAAAAAATTGAGCTCACAGCAGAGGAAACGGAGTTGTTTTCGTTGGTTTCGGCAGGAGAACAATATCTTTTAGCTGATGTTAAGGCGAAGCTCTCTGATTGGAGCAACAAAAAATGGGATACTACACTTAAAGCATTAACCAGCAAAGGTATTTTAAAGGTTGCTAAAACTGATGATGGATTATTTCTATCTCAGAAATAG
- a CDS encoding TlpA family protein disulfide reductase produces the protein MKFKSLIFITLLIAVFQVKAQQPTVLPQFTFFKLDGKPFSNKDLVQGKKNLFMLFDCTCEHCQREAKLLNENHAQLKNTNIYMITLDEAYIIPQFFTSYAKGLNSKPNVTVLQDKNRTFIPTFLPKMYPGIYLYSATGKLLVYNAGDGGIKKVVTALRKIK, from the coding sequence ATGAAATTCAAAAGCCTAATTTTTATTACGTTACTCATCGCTGTTTTCCAGGTCAAAGCGCAGCAACCTACCGTTTTGCCTCAATTTACGTTTTTTAAGTTAGATGGGAAACCATTTTCTAACAAGGACTTAGTTCAGGGAAAGAAAAACCTGTTTATGCTTTTCGATTGTACCTGCGAGCATTGCCAGAGAGAGGCCAAGCTTTTGAACGAAAACCATGCGCAATTAAAAAATACCAATATTTATATGATTACCCTGGATGAAGCGTACATTATTCCGCAATTTTTCACCTCTTATGCAAAAGGATTAAATTCGAAACCGAATGTTACCGTATTGCAGGATAAGAACCGAACCTTTATTCCAACCTTTTTGCCGAAAATGTATCCGGGTATTTATCTTTATTCTGCTACTGGCAAATTGTTGGTTTACAATGCTGGCGACGGAGGTATCAAAAAAGTGGTAACCGCGTTGAGAAAAATTAAATAA
- a CDS encoding metal-dependent transcriptional regulator, which produces MQSFTEENYLKIIYHLAEKSNSVQTNAIAEQMQTKPASVTDMIKKLAEKELVDYVKYQGVTLTEKGKNAAIDIIRKHRLWEVFLVDKLNFKWDEVHDVAEELEHIKSDDLIERLDEFLGFPKSDPHGDPIPDKNGRFAQTQFIKLIALKVGETGTITGVSQHSSPFLKHLEKLGLTLGKQIEVIDVTDFDGSVEILLADKQIVISREVAKHILISSNGKNRIAK; this is translated from the coding sequence ATGCAAAGTTTTACTGAAGAGAACTACCTCAAAATTATTTATCACCTTGCAGAAAAAAGCAACAGCGTTCAAACCAATGCGATTGCCGAACAAATGCAAACCAAGCCAGCCTCGGTAACAGATATGATTAAGAAGCTTGCTGAAAAAGAATTGGTAGATTATGTCAAATACCAGGGCGTTACCCTCACTGAGAAGGGCAAAAACGCAGCGATTGACATCATTCGAAAGCACAGGCTTTGGGAAGTTTTCCTTGTAGATAAACTGAACTTTAAATGGGATGAGGTGCACGACGTTGCTGAAGAGTTGGAGCATATCAAATCAGACGATTTAATAGAGCGGCTTGATGAATTTCTCGGCTTCCCGAAATCAGACCCCCATGGAGACCCTATTCCGGATAAGAACGGGCGGTTTGCACAAACTCAGTTCATAAAATTGATAGCACTGAAAGTTGGCGAAACCGGAACAATAACGGGGGTTAGTCAGCACAGTTCGCCGTTTTTAAAGCACCTTGAAAAATTAGGGCTCACGCTTGGAAAACAAATCGAGGTAATTGATGTTACGGATTTCGATGGTTCAGTAGAAATTCTGTTGGCCGATAAACAAATTGTGATTAGTAGAGAAGTTGCAAAACATATTTTAATAAGCAGTAATGGCAAAAACCGAATCGCTAAGTGA